The Sorangiineae bacterium MSr11954 DNA segment CCATCGCGACCATGTCTCGAAATGGGCCGCCCGAAGAAGCGATAACCGCCAGGAGGCGCGGTCGCCCCGTGTCCTGCGCCATCGCGACCACGTCTCGAAATGGGCCACCCGAAGAAGCGATAACCGCCAGGAGGCGCGGTCGCCCCGTGTCCTGCGCCATCGCGACCATGTCTCGAAATGGGCCGCCCGAAGAAGCGATAACCGCCAGGAGGCGCGGTCGCCCCGTGTCCTGCGCCATCGCGACCACATCTCGAAATGGGCCGCCCCGAAGGAGCGATGAACCGCCAGGAGGCGCGGTCGCCCCGCGTCCTGCGCCATCGCGACCACGTCTCGAAATGGGCCGCCCCGAAGGAGCGATAACCGCCAGGACGCGCCGTCGCCCCGTGTCCTGCGCCATCGCGACCACGTCCCGAAATGGGCCGCATCGCGGACCAAATACGTGATCCTAGCCGCCGGTCACGGCCGACCGACCGCCCCCCTCACCAGTGCTCGCCGGAGGGCCGAATCTCCACATTGAACGACCACGACCCCCGAGGTTGATGCGCAACGTGCCAAACTTCCTCGGCAATGTCGTCTGGTTGAATGAAGAACTCGTCCGCCGCCGTCGGATGCACCGCGCGCGTCCACTCGAGGTCGATGACCGCGTCGATCAACACGTGCGCCACGTGGACGCCTTTGGGCCACAGATCGCGCGCGATCGACTCGGCCAAAATGCGCTGCGCCGCCTTGGTGGGCGCAAAGCCCGCGTACGTGCTTTTCCCGCGCAAAGATGACGTGTTGCCGGTCACGATGATGGCGCCACCCCCGGCCTCGACCATGGGGGGCGCCGTCCGCCGCGCCAGATGAAGGAGCGCCATGACGTTCGTCTGGAAGTTCCGATTCACGGCTGCTGGATCGATTTCCAGAAAGGTGCCGAATACGAAGCTAACGGCGTTGTGCACCACCAGGTGGGGGTGCCCCCACTTGCTCCGGATTTGCTCCAAGGTCGCGTCGATTTGCGCCTCGTCGGTCACGTCGGTCACGAACGCGTGCGTGCGGGGAATCTCTCTTTCGAGCTGAAGAAGTCGATCTTTCGTGCGCGACAGCATGGCGACCTGGTAGCCGCCTTTTGCCAGCCGCCGCACGATGGATGCGCCCGTTCCTGGGCCAACTCCGGTCACCAGCGCGACTTTGTCGTTCGTAACGCTCATGTCGTAGCTCCTCTTGCCGTCCCCGTTTGCTCGTCCAAGTCGCACCAATCCCTCAATAGTAAGGATGATAGTCGACATCTTCCTGGATGTCGACTAAAATCCTCACGGCCGTGTTGTCGGCTGAATATGGCCAATGGCGTGCCTCGCTGCGGGACGTGACATTCTCGGGTCGCTTCTGTATGATGTTCGACATCCAGATGGGCCATTCGCAAGCCGAGAAGGCAGAGAACCACGATCGTATCCTTCGGATTGCTGCGGCCCGTTTTCGAGAGAAGGGGATCGAAGGGCTCAGCGTCGCCGACCTGATGAAGGAAGCGGGGCTGACCCACGGCGGTTTCTATCGCCACTTCGCGTCCCGCGAGGATCTCGTGGCCGAAGCCATCGCCTACGCGCTGACGGACGGGGAGACGCAGGGGGGGCTCGAGGAGCTGTCCGCGGACAACGTGACGTTCACCACGTTGATCGATGCGTACCTCAACGAGACCCATCGTGACTCACCCGCACAGGGGTGCGCAGTTGCGGCGCTCGCGGGCGATGTAGCCCGCAGTGGTGCGCGGACCCGGGCAGTTTTCACGCGCCAAGTGAAGCGCAACATTCAGTCGCTCTCGGCCATGCTCGCCAACGGCGATGCCCCCAGCAAACGAGCCCACGCGATTCTGATTTGGAGCGCTCTCGTCGGTTCCTTGACGTTGGCACGCGCCGTCAACGACAAGAAGCTTTCGGCTGAAATACTCGAGACCGTTCGTGTGGGAATGAAATCCCTCTTTGGAAATCCCAAAGGGAAGAAATAACACCCGCACCGTCTTGCCCCT contains these protein-coding regions:
- a CDS encoding SDR family NAD(P)-dependent oxidoreductase; amino-acid sequence: MSVTNDKVALVTGVGPGTGASIVRRLAKGGYQVAMLSRTKDRLLQLEREIPRTHAFVTDVTDEAQIDATLEQIRSKWGHPHLVVHNAVSFVFGTFLEIDPAAVNRNFQTNVMALLHLARRTAPPMVEAGGGAIIVTGNTSSLRGKSTYAGFAPTKAAQRILAESIARDLWPKGVHVAHVLIDAVIDLEWTRAVHPTAADEFFIQPDDIAEEVWHVAHQPRGSWSFNVEIRPSGEHW
- a CDS encoding TetR/AcrR family transcriptional regulator encodes the protein MSTKILTAVLSAEYGQWRASLRDVTFSGRFCMMFDIQMGHSQAEKAENHDRILRIAAARFREKGIEGLSVADLMKEAGLTHGGFYRHFASREDLVAEAIAYALTDGETQGGLEELSADNVTFTTLIDAYLNETHRDSPAQGCAVAALAGDVARSGARTRAVFTRQVKRNIQSLSAMLANGDAPSKRAHAILIWSALVGSLTLARAVNDKKLSAEILETVRVGMKSLFGNPKGKK